The DNA sequence TAATCCAACGTCAAAGAAAAAATCCTTTTGAAATTGGAATTGACAGCGATTATAGAAATAGATCTATAGAAGAAAATTTATTTCTTTTTGAAAGAATGAGGAATGGATTTTTTGAAGAAGGAGCTTGTGTTTTAAGAGCTAAAATTAATATGAGTTCTTCAAACATGAACATGCGAGACCCAATTATGTATAGAATTTTACAAAAAAAACATCATAGAACTGGATATCAATGGTGTATTTATCCTACTTATGATTGGACACATGGTCTATGTGATTATATAGAACAAATATCTCATTCTTTGTGTTCTTTAGAATTTGAAAATAGACGACCGTTATATAATTGGTATTTAAATCAAATTTGTACTGAAAATTCAAAAAAAATTATACCTAAACAAATAGAATTCTCAAGATTAAATTTGAGTCATACCATAACCAGCAAAAGAAAGATTCAGTATTTAATTGAAAAAAAAATAATTCAATCTTGGGATGATCCACGTATTTTAACAATATCTGGATTACGTAGAAAAGGATATACTTCTGTTGCTTTAAAAAATTTTATTCATAAAATAGGAATCACTAAAAGAAACAATATCATTGATGTATCTTTTCTAGAATTTTGGATTAGAGAACATTTGAATAAAATAGCTTTAAGAGTTATGGTAGTTTTACGTCCAATACAATTAATTATAGACAATTATTCAGATATTACTGAATGGATTGACGCAGAAAATAATCCAGAGAATCCTAATTTTGGAAATAGAAAAATTCCTTTTTCTAAGTTTTTATATATAGAAGAAGATGATTTTTTAGAAAAAGAAAAAAAAAATTTTTTTCGTCTTTGTATTGGAAAAGAAGTAAGACTTAAAAATGCTTATATCATAAAAGCAAACTCTGTAATAAGAAATTATGAAGGAAAAATAAAAAAAATACATTGTACTTATGATCCTAAAAGTAAATCTGGAAAAAAAAATAAAATTGAAAAAAAAGGAAGAGTAAAAAGTACTTTACATTGGGTGTCTATAAAGCATTCTTTTCCTATAAAAATTAATTTGTATAATCCTCTTTTTTTAAAAAGAAATCCAAATAGTATAGATTTTTATAAACATATCAACCCTAAATCAAAAGATAGAATTATAGGTTATGCAGAACCTTTCTTAAAAAAGGCAAAAAAAGGAGATCATTTTCAATTTCAAAGAATTGGATATTTTTATGTTGATAATGAAATTAAAAATGATCAAATCATTTTTAATAAAACTGTATCCATAAAAAACAAATGGAAAAAAAATGAAAAATAATTTGTTATAATTTTATTCCAAAATTTCAGGATGTAGGTTTTCATATTTTTTTAACCCAGTTCCTGCAGGGATTTTGTGTCCTACGATTACATTTTCTTTTAATCCATGTAAATAATCTATTTTACTACTTATAGCGGCTTCACTTAAAACTTTTGTTGTTTCTTGAAATGAAGCTGCAGATATAAAAGACTTAGTTTGTAATGCTGCTCTTGTTATTCCTTGTAATATAGGTCTTGCCGTAGCTGGGATTGCATTTCTAGTTTTTATTAATTTCTTATTTTTATATTTTAAAACAGCGTTTTCATTTCTTAAATCTCTATAATTAATAATATCTCCATTTTTAATGATTTCAGAATCTCCTGAATTTTCAACTACTTTCATTTGAGATATTTTATCATTTTCTTCTACAAAATCATCTTTATATTCTATATTACCTTCCAAAAACCTTGTATCTCCTACATCTATAACTTCTACTTTTCTCATCATTTGTAAAACAATAATTTCAAAATGTTTATCATTTATTTTCACGCCTTGTAAACGATAAACTTCTTGTATTTCTTTTATTAAATATTCTTGTACTGCTCTAGTTCCTCTTATATTTAAAATATCATTAGGAGTAACAGCTCCATCTGATAAAGGCGTTCCTGCTTTAACATAATCATTTTCTTGAACAAGGATTTGATTGGATAATTTTACTAAATATTTTCTAACTTCTCCTGTTTTGGATTCTACAATAATTTCTCTATTTCCTCTTTTTATTTTTCCATGACTAACAATTCCATCCATTTCTGATACAACAGCTGGATTAGATGGATTACGCGCTTCAAATAATTCAGATAGACGTGGTAACCCCCCTGTAATATCTCCTGATTTAGCTGTTTTTCTTGGAACTTTCACTAGTATTTTTCCTATATCTATTTTTTCTTCATCTTCTACCATTAAATGAGCTCCTACCGGTAAATTATATACTTTTAATTCTTCATTTTCTTCATTAAGAATTTTTAATGTTGGAATTAAATTTTTGTTTCTAACTTCCGTTATTACTTTTTCTTGAAATCCAGTTTGTTCATCTATTTCTACTTGAAAAGTAATACCTTGTTCTAAATGTTGATAAGATATTATACCAGAAAATTCTGCAACAATTACTGCGTTATAAAGATCCCATTTACAAATTAAATCTCCAGATTTTAATTGATCTCCATGTTTTACATATAAAGAGGCTCCATAAGGAACATTATTAACCATTAGTATAGATGATTTTTTTAAATCTAGAAGTTTCATTTCTGTAGTTCTAGAAACTACTATCCCTATTCGATGATAATCTTGTTTTGTTTTTACTAATTTTAAATCTTCAAATTCTACAATTCCATCATATTTTGCTTTTATTTGTGAAG is a window from the Blattabacterium cuenoti STAT genome containing:
- the glnS gene encoding glutamine--tRNA ligase, coding for MDFNFYSEIKSYLHFIEKIIEEDIKNGFPIKKIKFRFPPEPNGFLHIGHVKAICLNFELSKKYKSPINLRFDDTNPIVENRNFIDSIKKDILFLGFHWDIESYASDYFCKLYKWAIKLIKKNKAYVDDQSKNIIQRQRKNPFEIGIDSDYRNRSIEENLFLFERMRNGFFEEGACVLRAKINMSSSNMNMRDPIMYRILQKKHHRTGYQWCIYPTYDWTHGLCDYIEQISHSLCSLEFENRRPLYNWYLNQICTENSKKIIPKQIEFSRLNLSHTITSKRKIQYLIEKKIIQSWDDPRILTISGLRRKGYTSVALKNFIHKIGITKRNNIIDVSFLEFWIREHLNKIALRVMVVLRPIQLIIDNYSDITEWIDAENNPENPNFGNRKIPFSKFLYIEEDDFLEKEKKNFFRLCIGKEVRLKNAYIIKANSVIRNYEGKIKKIHCTYDPKSKSGKKNKIEKKGRVKSTLHWVSIKHSFPIKINLYNPLFLKRNPNSIDFYKHINPKSKDRIIGYAEPFLKKAKKGDHFQFQRIGYFYVDNEIKNDQIIFNKTVSIKNKWKKNEK